From Mariprofundus sp. NF, the proteins below share one genomic window:
- the rdgB gene encoding RdgB/HAM1 family non-canonical purine NTP pyrophosphatase — MKIVVASNNKKKRAEIQAILGALGIELVSPEQTISVEVVEDADSFAGNAKKKADAFAKANGTPALADDSGLCVDVLNGAPGIYSARFAGENATDADNNIKLLADLNGTEERSAHFVCALHLAFPDSSSPLTAEGSVDGSILRELSGNTGFGYDPLFYCPELGKAFADSTPEEKASVSHRGRALRAMAERLKNRV, encoded by the coding sequence ATGAAAATCGTCGTTGCCAGCAACAACAAAAAGAAACGCGCTGAAATCCAGGCTATTCTGGGTGCTTTAGGTATCGAACTTGTTTCACCAGAGCAGACCATCTCCGTCGAAGTAGTTGAGGATGCCGATAGCTTCGCTGGTAATGCCAAAAAAAAAGCCGACGCCTTTGCAAAAGCTAATGGCACACCGGCACTGGCCGATGATTCAGGCCTCTGTGTTGATGTCTTAAATGGTGCACCGGGCATCTACTCCGCCCGCTTTGCTGGTGAAAATGCCACTGATGCCGATAACAACATAAAACTGCTCGCTGATCTGAACGGCACAGAAGAGCGCAGCGCCCATTTCGTCTGCGCCCTTCACCTTGCCTTCCCTGACTCCTCGTCTCCCTTAACAGCAGAAGGGAGTGTTGATGGCTCCATTCTTCGTGAACTATCAGGCAACACAGGTTTCGGATATGACCCGCTTTTCTACTGCCCTGAACTAGGCAAAGCCTTTGCGGATTCCACACCTGAAGAGAAAGCATCGGTATCCCATCGTGGTCGCGCCCTGCGCGCAATGGCAGAACGACTCAAAAACCGTGTCTGA
- a CDS encoding proline--tRNA ligase, producing MRYSRLFVPTLRDDPADAEVISHKLLLRAGFIRRVTSGIYDYLPVGLRVLRKIEAVVRDEMNRAGAQELLMPMVQPGELWEKSGRMEKYGPELLKFEDRHGHQSCLGPTHEEVICDLVSRELRSYKQLPMNLYQVQAKFRDEIRPRFGLMRGREFIMKDGYSFHADDESLTAEYQNMFEAYNRIFTRLGLKFRPVEADTGSIGGNNSHEFHVLAESGEDLIAHCSACDYAANVEKAESSRILPEGAAAELTEVDTPNVTSAEDVAGFLSIDIAQLVKTLVYRAVGGDSDGEIVAACVRGDDQVQEIKLAHAVDADGLELATDDEIKAVGGVTGFVGPKGLNCKVVVDSSLTDAVGLVAGANRRDSHLSGLDMQRDLENVVFADLRETRAGDLCGRCGGSIELSRGIEVGHIFELGRRYSEPMEVMFQDPNGRRAVATMGCYGIGISRLMAAIVEQCNDDSGIKWPVDMAPFHVALITMGKSDEVNEASESVYRQLQDAGIDVLWDERKVSPGVKFKDAELIGLPLQVVVADRGLADGVAEIGLRGGDRITVKLSDTVTQTIEMLNSVRAQGASS from the coding sequence ATGCGTTATTCAAGACTGTTCGTCCCCACTCTCCGAGATGATCCGGCCGATGCCGAGGTGATCTCGCATAAACTGCTGCTGCGTGCCGGTTTTATCCGCCGCGTCACCTCCGGTATTTACGACTATCTTCCCGTTGGTCTGCGTGTGTTGCGCAAGATCGAGGCTGTGGTGCGTGATGAGATGAACCGCGCCGGTGCTCAGGAGCTGCTGATGCCGATGGTGCAGCCGGGTGAACTGTGGGAAAAATCGGGGCGCATGGAGAAGTATGGCCCTGAACTGCTGAAGTTTGAGGATCGCCACGGTCACCAGTCATGTCTGGGCCCGACCCATGAAGAGGTGATCTGTGATCTGGTAAGTCGTGAGTTGCGCTCCTATAAACAGCTGCCGATGAACCTCTACCAGGTTCAGGCCAAGTTCCGTGATGAGATCAGACCGCGTTTCGGTCTGATGCGTGGGCGTGAGTTCATTATGAAGGATGGCTACTCGTTCCATGCTGATGATGAGTCTCTGACAGCCGAGTATCAAAATATGTTTGAGGCTTACAATCGCATCTTCACACGTCTGGGTCTTAAATTCCGTCCGGTTGAAGCCGATACAGGCTCGATCGGTGGCAACAATTCACACGAGTTCCACGTATTGGCTGAGTCAGGTGAAGATCTGATTGCCCATTGTTCGGCCTGTGATTATGCAGCCAATGTTGAGAAGGCAGAATCTTCGCGCATTCTGCCTGAGGGAGCTGCGGCTGAACTGACTGAAGTAGACACACCGAATGTGACCAGTGCTGAAGATGTGGCCGGCTTCCTCTCTATCGATATTGCACAGCTGGTGAAAACGCTGGTCTATCGTGCTGTCGGTGGCGACTCCGATGGTGAGATCGTAGCGGCCTGTGTGCGCGGTGATGATCAGGTGCAGGAGATCAAACTGGCCCATGCTGTGGATGCGGATGGGCTGGAGCTGGCAACAGATGATGAGATCAAAGCAGTTGGCGGCGTGACCGGTTTTGTCGGCCCGAAAGGGTTGAACTGCAAAGTGGTTGTCGACAGCTCTCTCACAGACGCAGTCGGGCTGGTGGCTGGGGCCAACCGTCGCGACAGCCATCTGAGTGGTCTGGATATGCAACGTGATCTGGAAAATGTCGTGTTTGCTGATCTGCGTGAAACCCGTGCCGGTGATCTTTGTGGTCGCTGTGGTGGCAGCATTGAACTATCGCGTGGTATTGAAGTGGGACACATTTTTGAGCTGGGCAGACGTTACTCCGAGCCTATGGAGGTGATGTTCCAGGATCCCAATGGCCGACGTGCCGTAGCCACCATGGGCTGTTACGGTATTGGAATATCACGGTTGATGGCTGCGATTGTTGAGCAGTGTAATGATGATTCGGGCATAAAATGGCCTGTTGATATGGCACCATTTCATGTTGCCCTGATCACCATGGGTAAATCTGATGAGGTGAACGAAGCGTCTGAATCGGTCTATCGCCAATTGCAGGATGCCGGTATCGATGTGCTCTGGGATGAGCGCAAAGTCAGTCCGGGTGTGAAATTTAAGGATGCTGAGCTGATCGGCTTGCCACTGCAGGTGGTGGTCGCAGATCGAGGTTTGGCTGATGGCGTTGCCGAGATTGGCCTGCGCGGTGGTGATCGCATTACAGTAAAACTAAGCGATACAGTCACGCAAACCATCGAGATGTTGAACAGCGTCAGGGCGCAGGGAGCCTCTAGCTGA
- a CDS encoding DNA internalization-related competence protein ComEC/Rec2, whose protein sequence is MDVKTVYDLIKMEGNVFDVRRLPLLWPVVVWAVGLALVRTDLFAPMIAAITLSALLVLLLVLRKKTLAAILLVAALWGGADLLIDARHVAVGEPWLSGNVHFSASVEKVEKTGISTRLLLDSPVRDDGQSISGKVLLYSYGKQETMPVAGQRIEATARWRLPRNYRNPGSFNYKAWCFDQQIALIGSVRGEISTVDANIPWLEVARQRIRTAISFADKDEQGVLSALLLAERYRVSEAVNRAFSATGTAHLLAISGMHVGMAAAWMFALLWWLLTRREAWIVNLPIRSIALSGGFVAAFAYAMMAGWPVPAIRAAVMLAAAVLAWQLSTRHEPINILLAALGLILLVDPAAIASLSLWLSFVATAALLLWGVHASTAVESSWSDRLRRSLRLLLWSSLLAMLATLPMVVTTFGSLPVYGLPANLVLVPLFGMFVLPVALLGELAALIGFESLASLLMQASGWGAGFGVKIITAISELPAGSLKTVVPQLWLSLLYGVGLTIAGVLWWQKKRVLSAVVVSLLLAAYLTALLHESDVNQPTWVVWDVGQGASSTLLLPGKQVMVIDAPGRAGSRFNGGTTVAEGLRAMGVTHVDRLVLSHAQSDHLGGALSLIDRLNGVGEVWLPDVPSARQHRLVRRIVEQGKIPIRWLALADRIEGDGYAVEVLWPPRGFTPKNRNNSSLVLRVTLAGGKSLLLPGDIEQEVEHELLQGPEPVDLMLMPHHGSRSSSSAAFVQALQPDMAIAQTGVGNRYGFPDARVLSRYREIGAEIANTADGAVLVGFSETMQWQQWGFGGESRREMALEWWQKQ, encoded by the coding sequence GTGGACGTTAAAACCGTCTATGATCTGATTAAGATGGAAGGAAACGTTTTCGATGTTCGGCGATTGCCGTTGCTCTGGCCTGTCGTGGTATGGGCTGTGGGGCTGGCACTGGTGCGAACTGATCTGTTTGCGCCAATGATTGCTGCAATCACTCTCTCTGCTCTTCTTGTTCTGCTTTTGGTTCTCAGGAAAAAAACACTGGCTGCTATTCTTCTGGTTGCCGCGCTTTGGGGTGGTGCTGATCTACTGATTGATGCGCGGCATGTGGCAGTAGGTGAGCCTTGGTTAAGCGGCAATGTTCATTTTAGTGCCTCGGTTGAGAAGGTGGAGAAAACAGGCATATCCACGCGACTGCTGCTGGATTCCCCTGTCCGGGATGATGGGCAATCTATCTCCGGCAAGGTGCTGCTCTACAGTTATGGCAAACAGGAAACGATGCCCGTGGCAGGTCAGAGGATTGAGGCCACGGCGCGCTGGCGTCTTCCCCGCAACTATCGCAATCCCGGATCATTTAATTACAAGGCGTGGTGCTTTGATCAACAGATCGCGCTGATTGGTTCTGTGCGTGGTGAGATTAGCACTGTCGATGCAAACATCCCGTGGCTGGAGGTCGCGCGACAGCGCATTCGTACAGCAATCAGCTTTGCCGACAAAGATGAGCAAGGGGTGTTATCGGCACTGCTTCTGGCAGAGCGTTATCGGGTGAGTGAAGCGGTGAATCGTGCCTTTTCTGCGACAGGCACAGCGCATCTGCTGGCCATATCAGGTATGCATGTCGGCATGGCGGCGGCATGGATGTTTGCACTGCTCTGGTGGCTGTTGACCCGACGTGAGGCCTGGATTGTGAATCTTCCGATTCGATCCATTGCTTTGAGTGGTGGTTTTGTCGCTGCTTTTGCTTATGCGATGATGGCGGGCTGGCCTGTACCGGCTATTCGGGCGGCGGTGATGCTGGCCGCTGCTGTGCTGGCATGGCAGCTCTCAACACGTCATGAGCCGATCAATATCCTGCTGGCAGCCTTGGGCCTGATTCTGCTGGTTGATCCGGCTGCCATTGCATCACTCTCGCTCTGGCTCTCTTTTGTTGCGACTGCAGCACTGCTGTTGTGGGGCGTTCACGCATCAACGGCGGTCGAATCGTCATGGTCTGATCGTTTGCGCAGGTCACTGCGGCTGCTGCTCTGGAGTTCACTGCTGGCGATGCTGGCCACGCTACCAATGGTGGTGACTACATTCGGCTCGCTACCGGTCTATGGCCTACCCGCCAATCTGGTATTAGTGCCGCTGTTTGGAATGTTTGTGCTGCCTGTGGCGCTGCTGGGTGAACTTGCTGCACTGATCGGATTTGAGTCACTGGCCTCACTGCTGATGCAGGCCAGTGGTTGGGGCGCAGGTTTCGGGGTGAAGATCATCACTGCGATATCAGAGCTGCCTGCCGGGTCACTTAAAACGGTGGTGCCGCAGTTGTGGCTGTCGCTGCTCTATGGTGTCGGACTTACTATTGCAGGTGTGCTCTGGTGGCAGAAGAAAAGGGTTCTCTCGGCAGTTGTCGTGTCATTGTTGCTTGCCGCTTATCTGACGGCACTGCTGCATGAGTCGGATGTGAATCAACCAACCTGGGTGGTGTGGGATGTCGGACAGGGGGCCTCCTCGACACTGCTGTTGCCGGGCAAGCAGGTCATGGTGATCGATGCGCCGGGGCGGGCGGGCAGTCGCTTTAATGGCGGTACAACAGTAGCTGAGGGATTGCGGGCAATGGGTGTGACCCATGTTGATCGGCTGGTCTTATCACATGCGCAGTCTGATCATCTCGGTGGCGCTCTCTCATTGATCGACAGGCTGAACGGTGTAGGGGAGGTCTGGTTGCCCGACGTTCCATCGGCACGTCAGCACAGGCTTGTGCGCAGGATAGTTGAGCAGGGGAAGATTCCGATCCGCTGGCTTGCCCTTGCAGATCGGATTGAGGGCGATGGTTATGCGGTGGAGGTGCTGTGGCCACCGCGAGGTTTCACACCGAAAAACCGCAACAACTCATCACTGGTCTTAAGAGTGACGCTGGCTGGCGGCAAGTCGTTGCTGCTGCCGGGTGATATTGAGCAGGAGGTTGAGCACGAACTGCTGCAGGGGCCTGAACCTGTTGATCTCATGCTGATGCCACATCACGGCAGTCGCTCATCCAGCTCTGCTGCCTTTGTGCAAGCGCTGCAGCCGGATATGGCCATTGCCCAGACAGGGGTGGGCAATCGCTACGGTTTTCCTGATGCCAGGGTGCTGTCGCGCTATCGCGAAATCGGTGCAGAGATAGCCAATACAGCCGATGGAGCAGTGCTGGTTGGATTCTCTGAAACGATGCAGTGGCAGCAGTGGGGTTTCGGTGGCGAGAGTCGCCGCGAGATGGCGCTGGAGTGGTGGCAGAAGCAGTGA
- a CDS encoding MotA/TolQ/ExbB proton channel family protein has protein sequence MIEFIQQGGVVMYFLLAASVLSLTIIIERGWSLRRSVVIPLGEVKKIETAVRSGDVKAAMQTCQGHNTAMSRILWVALANRGVHRSVIKEILEESGRQEVAHMDRFIGVLGVIAAVSPLLGLLGTVIGMIEVFQQISLVGVGKADVLAGGISKALNTTAFGLSVAIPSLVAYRFYESRVDRFVLEIEQHALRFVELLKGERA, from the coding sequence GTGATTGAATTTATCCAGCAGGGCGGCGTTGTTATGTACTTCCTGCTTGCGGCATCTGTGCTGTCGTTGACCATTATTATCGAGCGCGGCTGGAGCCTGCGCCGTTCCGTGGTGATTCCGCTGGGCGAAGTGAAAAAGATTGAGACAGCTGTGCGCTCAGGTGATGTGAAGGCTGCGATGCAGACTTGTCAGGGCCATAACACGGCCATGAGTCGTATCCTCTGGGTGGCGCTGGCCAATCGCGGTGTGCACCGCTCTGTGATCAAGGAGATTCTTGAGGAGTCCGGTCGTCAGGAGGTGGCGCACATGGATCGCTTTATCGGCGTATTGGGTGTGATCGCTGCAGTTTCACCGCTGCTTGGTCTGCTCGGTACGGTGATCGGCATGATCGAAGTGTTCCAGCAGATCTCACTGGTGGGTGTCGGTAAAGCTGACGTGCTGGCCGGTGGTATCTCCAAGGCTTTGAACACCACGGCATTCGGCCTCTCGGTAGCGATTCCGTCACTGGTGGCCTACCGCTTTTACGAATCCCGCGTGGACAGATTTGTACTGGAGATCGAGCAGCATGCGCTGCGCTTTGTTGAGCTGTTGAAAGGCGAACGTGCATGA
- the csrA gene encoding carbon storage regulator CsrA: MLILTRKKGESIAIGDNIQIQVLNVKGGQVRIGIEAPREVRVNREERVEASGSENLVSAA, translated from the coding sequence ATGCTTATATTGACACGAAAAAAAGGCGAATCGATTGCGATCGGGGATAACATTCAGATTCAGGTGCTGAACGTGAAGGGCGGACAGGTGCGCATTGGCATTGAAGCTCCACGTGAAGTCAGGGTCAATCGCGAAGAGCGCGTTGAAGCTTCCGGAAGCGAAAATCTCGTATCTGCTGCATAA
- a CDS encoding ATP-binding protein: MPKVLHEKVRIVPFISITFLLLSFLAALGFLSNIGHKMAKQQSPLVDASMEVKLNATMHHLWLEELIQGDSSINAQDVWSYLDASEWYAKAMLFGGKNAEGTYIPLANPELRIEVIETLKKIAALRKAGNDRLNNTNESGIGSQLDQKFDESFNAMIEQADKVETELLSTIARDQKWYDFISITLIVSFSVIAIIILIGFVYFDNRRRSDLAKQLSLIQQVNQAQKMEALGTLVGGIAHDFNNTLAGITGNIYLAKISARDNPDTVQHLTSIENLSFRAASLIQQLLTFARKGIVKMKSFPLTPYIKETLKLVRTGIPENISLNSKLCSQPLPVNGDAAQIHQVLVNLISNAHDAVENVDEPFINIMLESYNVDDGFLARHPDSTAALYAHLSVEDNGHGIPEDQIKHLFEPFYTTKEQGKGTGLGLAMVFGSIKTHNGYVEVESNVDEGSTFHIYIPLTEEAVTLVEKQGKGIVKGHGETILLVDDEKHILSTGKQVLESLGYRVLEASDGIEAIDKFTAHKNVISLIIMDLVMPRFGGVKAMDQIHQIKPDTKVIYSTGYDKKAVLTKTNSINPTVLTKPYNIDELSHAINKQLNA, from the coding sequence TTGCCTAAAGTACTACATGAGAAGGTACGTATTGTACCATTCATTTCCATTACCTTCTTACTCTTAAGTTTCCTTGCAGCATTAGGTTTCCTTAGCAATATTGGCCATAAAATGGCTAAGCAGCAATCCCCACTTGTCGATGCAAGTATGGAAGTGAAACTCAACGCCACCATGCACCACCTTTGGCTCGAAGAGCTTATTCAGGGTGATTCATCTATCAATGCTCAAGACGTCTGGTCATATCTTGACGCCAGTGAATGGTATGCAAAAGCAATGCTATTCGGTGGTAAGAATGCAGAAGGCACATATATTCCTTTAGCGAATCCGGAGCTTCGTATAGAAGTCATAGAGACTCTTAAGAAGATTGCCGCCTTAAGAAAAGCAGGTAATGACCGGCTGAATAACACCAATGAAAGTGGCATTGGAAGTCAACTGGATCAAAAATTTGATGAATCATTTAATGCAATGATTGAGCAAGCAGACAAAGTAGAAACAGAGCTTCTTTCAACAATTGCCAGGGATCAAAAATGGTATGATTTTATTTCAATCACACTCATTGTGAGCTTCAGCGTGATTGCCATCATTATTCTTATTGGCTTTGTCTATTTTGATAATCGCCGCAGATCTGATCTGGCGAAACAACTGAGTCTGATCCAGCAAGTCAATCAGGCACAAAAAATGGAAGCATTAGGAACGCTGGTTGGAGGCATTGCCCATGACTTCAACAACACTTTGGCAGGCATAACCGGCAACATTTACCTGGCCAAAATAAGTGCTCGCGACAACCCAGATACAGTTCAACATCTAACTAGCATTGAAAACCTCTCATTTCGTGCTGCCAGTTTAATTCAACAGCTGCTTACCTTTGCTCGAAAAGGCATAGTTAAAATGAAATCATTCCCATTAACCCCTTATATCAAGGAGACACTTAAACTTGTCCGCACAGGAATTCCTGAAAACATTTCTCTGAACTCTAAATTATGCAGCCAACCTTTACCGGTAAATGGGGATGCGGCCCAAATCCATCAAGTTCTAGTTAACTTAATCAGCAATGCTCACGATGCAGTTGAAAATGTTGATGAGCCATTTATCAATATTATGCTTGAGTCGTATAACGTGGATGATGGGTTCCTTGCCCGACACCCGGACTCTACAGCTGCTCTCTATGCTCACCTTAGTGTTGAAGATAACGGACATGGAATCCCTGAAGATCAAATCAAACATCTATTTGAACCGTTCTATACCACTAAAGAGCAGGGCAAAGGAACAGGCCTTGGTTTAGCCATGGTCTTTGGGTCAATAAAAACTCACAATGGTTATGTGGAAGTGGAAAGCAACGTGGACGAAGGTTCCACCTTTCACATTTATATCCCTTTGACTGAAGAGGCTGTTACGTTAGTAGAAAAACAGGGTAAAGGAATTGTTAAAGGGCATGGAGAAACAATCTTACTTGTTGATGATGAGAAACATATCCTCTCAACAGGAAAACAAGTGCTTGAGTCACTGGGCTATCGAGTTCTGGAAGCATCAGACGGCATAGAAGCCATTGATAAATTTACTGCCCACAAGAATGTCATCTCCCTCATCATTATGGATTTGGTCATGCCAAGGTTTGGTGGTGTGAAAGCTATGGATCAAATTCATCAAATTAAGCCTGATACGAAAGTTATCTATTCTACTGGCTATGACAAAAAAGCTGTCCTGACTAAAACCAATTCAATCAATCCCACAGTTCTTACTAAACCATATAACATTGATGAACTTAGTCATGCCATCAACAAACAACTCAACGCATAG
- a CDS encoding uracil-DNA glycosylase, with protein sequence MSEFNAGCRTCPRLASYLKQTKREQPTYHAAPVPSFGDANPKLLIVGLAPGLHGANKTGRPFTGDASGELLFQTLFDLGLASAPESKDADDGLQLFGVRITNAVKCLPPQNAPTTEEVKNCLPYLVDEIKNLPESCNLLALGKLAHDAVLRAYGLKLSALKFGHAANHTLPDGRWLIDSYHCSRYNTQTRRLTPEMFSDVLKQAIR encoded by the coding sequence GTGTCTGAGTTCAATGCCGGATGCAGAACATGCCCCCGGCTTGCCTCCTACCTAAAGCAAACAAAGAGAGAACAACCGACTTATCATGCCGCACCTGTCCCCTCCTTCGGGGATGCTAATCCAAAGCTACTCATCGTCGGACTTGCGCCGGGCCTGCATGGCGCCAACAAAACCGGCCGACCGTTTACAGGTGATGCTTCCGGCGAACTGCTCTTTCAAACCCTGTTTGATCTCGGGCTGGCTTCTGCGCCTGAATCAAAAGATGCAGATGACGGTCTACAACTCTTCGGCGTTCGCATCACCAATGCCGTGAAATGTCTACCGCCGCAGAATGCCCCGACAACCGAAGAGGTTAAGAACTGTCTCCCCTATCTTGTTGATGAAATCAAAAACCTGCCGGAATCGTGCAACCTTCTTGCTCTGGGAAAACTTGCACACGATGCTGTACTGCGTGCATACGGATTAAAGCTATCTGCACTGAAATTCGGACACGCCGCAAACCACACCCTTCCCGATGGCAGATGGCTGATCGACTCCTACCACTGCTCCCGCTACAACACCCAGACCAGACGCCTGACTCCAGAGATGTTCAGCGACGTTCTAAAACAGGCTATCCGTTAA
- a CDS encoding lytic transglycosylase domain-containing protein has product MLGGVSPKALLAGVMVACFLVSIPIWLTSSPEDKQHLAQTAVKKMVETNVDLLDFKPEEKEELRNMLKPEEPAKQPDFEQTVWVKDIIQTIQPWVSDESEAEAIARWVYVYSKRSNLSPELVLGVIAVESRFDHFAVSNVGAIGLMQVMPFWKDELGQQKDNLLEIETNIRYGCAILRIYINRYKTLSRALGAYNGSLGRMKYPNKVFAAMKRFKATDYGI; this is encoded by the coding sequence TTGCTGGGCGGGGTCTCCCCTAAAGCCCTGCTTGCCGGTGTGATGGTTGCATGTTTTCTGGTCTCTATTCCGATCTGGCTGACCAGTAGCCCGGAAGATAAGCAGCATCTGGCCCAGACCGCCGTGAAGAAGATGGTAGAGACGAATGTTGATCTGCTCGACTTCAAACCGGAAGAGAAAGAGGAGCTGCGCAACATGCTCAAGCCGGAAGAGCCGGCCAAGCAGCCGGACTTTGAGCAGACGGTATGGGTAAAAGATATCATTCAGACCATTCAACCATGGGTCTCTGATGAGAGTGAGGCCGAAGCGATTGCCCGCTGGGTTTATGTCTACAGTAAACGCTCTAACCTCTCTCCTGAGCTGGTATTGGGTGTGATTGCTGTAGAGTCGCGCTTTGACCATTTTGCCGTGAGTAATGTCGGTGCCATCGGTTTGATGCAGGTGATGCCCTTCTGGAAAGATGAGCTGGGTCAGCAGAAAGATAACCTGCTGGAGATCGAAACCAACATCCGCTACGGCTGTGCCATTCTCCGCATCTACATCAATCGCTACAAAACACTTAGCCGCGCACTGGGTGCCTACAACGGCTCTCTCGGCAGGATGAAATATCCGAATAAAGTTTTCGCCGCCATGAAAAGATTCAAAGCCACCGATTACGGCATCTAG
- a CDS encoding bacteriohemerythrin: MEVSPWRIEWSDELSMSNSEIDAEHRNFIRLVNELNNEIMSQQRDKAVVVRILNQILDDAIAHFAHEERLFIEKSYPAREEHAQLHAELISKFKQALKDIHATEYGRIWIATGLEIRSLLVNHVLFEDTQYIEYLRTE; encoded by the coding sequence ATGGAAGTGTCGCCATGGAGAATTGAGTGGTCAGATGAGCTGAGCATGTCGAATTCAGAGATTGATGCTGAACACCGGAACTTCATTAGATTGGTCAACGAGCTAAATAACGAAATCATGAGCCAGCAGCGTGATAAAGCTGTTGTTGTGCGCATCTTGAACCAGATATTGGATGATGCCATTGCCCACTTCGCGCATGAGGAGCGGCTGTTTATCGAAAAATCGTACCCTGCCAGAGAGGAGCATGCACAACTTCATGCCGAACTGATCAGCAAGTTCAAGCAGGCTCTTAAAGATATTCACGCAACCGAGTATGGCCGCATATGGATTGCAACAGGGCTGGAGATCAGGAGCCTGCTGGTTAACCATGTACTGTTTGAGGATACGCAATACATTGAATATCTACGAACTGAGTAA
- a CDS encoding biopolymer transporter ExbD translates to MKLRQKSRADYLVDITPLVDVVFLMLIFFMVSTSFNLSSSLKLDLPTSKATAAQSESKQVTIAINAKGQLYVQDEAVDDKDLRKRILNVSKGDPNMRVVLRADSDARHKRVVLVLDTLRELEMTKVGIATVAADDAETH, encoded by the coding sequence ATGAAGCTTCGCCAGAAATCACGGGCCGATTACCTGGTGGATATCACGCCACTGGTCGACGTGGTGTTTTTGATGCTGATCTTTTTCATGGTTTCCACCAGTTTCAATCTCTCATCCAGTCTCAAGCTTGATCTGCCTACCAGCAAGGCCACTGCCGCACAGAGTGAGTCCAAACAGGTGACCATCGCCATCAATGCCAAAGGTCAACTCTATGTTCAGGATGAGGCGGTGGATGATAAGGATCTGCGCAAACGCATTCTTAATGTGTCCAAGGGTGACCCGAATATGCGGGTGGTGCTGCGGGCTGATTCGGATGCAAGGCATAAACGGGTAGTGCTCGTGCTGGATACCCTGCGCGAGCTTGAGATGACAAAGGTCGGTATTGCAACAGTTGCAGCCGATGATGCGGAGACGCACTGA
- a CDS encoding aspartate kinase, whose amino-acid sequence MRIVQKYGGTSVGSVDRIRSTADIIEGELKRGNQVAVVVSAMSGETNRLLALAGEISSDPACRELDALVATGEQVSAALLAMELQKRGVAAYSFTGAQAGVKTDSSYARARITDVQSDHLIEHLERFEVPVVTGFQGTDEAGNITTLGRGGSDTSAVALAIAVKADVCDIYTDVDGIYTTDPRIESKASKMDHISYEEMLEFASLGAKVLQTRSVELAMRYDMPIHLRSSFDLVQGTMVSKEDDTMERAAISGVAYNRDEAKITIMEIPDHPGIASNVFGPVAAAGINVDVIVQNVSEEGHTDITFTVPRSDYAPTMKIMADLCKELGASGYKGDNTVAKVSVIGVGMRSHAGVAQKMFQALAAERVNIQMITTSEIKITVVIEEKYVELAVRSLHAAFELESVSGDC is encoded by the coding sequence ATGCGTATTGTACAGAAATATGGCGGAACCTCGGTCGGTAGTGTTGATCGTATCCGCAGCACTGCAGATATTATTGAGGGCGAACTAAAACGCGGTAATCAGGTCGCCGTGGTTGTTTCGGCTATGAGTGGTGAGACCAATCGGCTACTGGCACTGGCTGGAGAGATCTCCAGTGATCCGGCCTGTCGTGAGCTTGATGCGCTGGTGGCAACCGGTGAGCAGGTGAGTGCAGCGCTGCTGGCAATGGAGCTACAGAAGCGCGGTGTTGCCGCCTACTCCTTTACAGGCGCTCAGGCTGGCGTCAAAACTGATAGCAGTTATGCCCGAGCACGCATTACCGATGTGCAGAGCGATCATCTGATTGAACATCTGGAACGTTTTGAGGTGCCGGTAGTGACCGGTTTCCAGGGTACGGATGAAGCTGGCAACATCACCACGCTGGGACGCGGTGGCTCCGATACCTCAGCGGTGGCTTTGGCCATCGCTGTGAAAGCTGATGTCTGCGATATCTATACCGATGTTGATGGTATCTATACCACCGATCCGCGCATTGAGAGCAAGGCGAGCAAGATGGATCATATCTCCTATGAGGAGATGCTGGAGTTTGCCTCACTGGGTGCCAAGGTGCTGCAGACCCGCTCTGTTGAGCTGGCCATGCGTTATGATATGCCGATTCATCTGCGCTCCAGCTTTGATCTGGTGCAGGGAACAATGGTTTCGAAAGAGGATGATACGATGGAAAGAGCTGCTATTTCAGGCGTAGCCTACAATCGCGACGAAGCGAAAATTACCATTATGGAGATTCCCGATCATCCGGGCATTGCCAGCAATGTCTTCGGCCCTGTTGCCGCGGCGGGCATCAATGTCGATGTGATCGTGCAGAACGTCAGTGAAGAGGGTCATACCGACATCACCTTTACCGTGCCGCGCAGCGATTACGCACCAACCATGAAGATCATGGCCGACCTCTGCAAAGAGCTGGGCGCCAGCGGTTACAAGGGTGATAACACCGTTGCCAAGGTGTCGGTGATCGGTGTTGGTATGCGCTCACATGCCGGTGTGGCGCAGAAGATGTTTCAGGCGCTGGCAGCTGAGCGTGTGAACATTCAGATGATCACCACCAGTGAGATCAAAATCACAGTTGTCATCGAAGAGAAGTATGTCGAGCTGGCGGTGCGTTCTCTGCATGCGGCCTTTGAGCTGGAGAGTGTCTCCGGCGATTGCTGA